The window agcgtatgctgtcaagtggcgcacacgccttccattgagtctccagctctgacgcgaggttttggtgatagtagttccctctcctttctcagatcacttttcagaaggaagtcagtttcgtagtttttatgaacagttcgaaagtgcttttccacattttccttctttggaatagcaatgatagattgacagatcagacaaacgcacttcgattgtgacattgtgagaaaaaaaaatcctcttccaattccacatccagcccataccctccccaaacaattttttttttaaatcccttcttcagtcgatataaattggaaggccaACTAGATCACagctggagttttgcagtagctcgcatGTTTGATCGTGTGTGccggatgaccagtgtgttagaagtaaagagatctcagactggccgccctgaatgtcaatcaagtggcaaatgccatagagaggatatatgatagactaaagtttaaaaaaaaatttttttgaatgcaacgtgatctacctgcactacctttccaatctaccggtcgatcgttattgacgcattgggcacccctggtctaaagcCTGGACACCATTAATCAGGACTCACTCAGCCCAGTCCTATCTGAGCCAATCAGTGTTCAAGTATTTCCTCCCCTTATGTCTGCTATAAAGATACGAAAACTCGGCAATGTTAGCTGTTCAAGCTACAGTCTACAAGTAAAATCAAAAATTAGTGAATTTGATCATGAAATTGATTATTAAATCATCATGCTGCTCACTATTAGATATGTCACAGACTTTCTGGATATACCACTGTAGTGCATATTCTTATTGTGTATGCCCAGCTttttaaaactaaatcaaaactaGGAGTTTACGATAAACTGAAGGTCAATAGAAGAGCAGTTCTATGGTTACACTTCTAGTTGTGATCCTTGCTGCCACATTTACAATTAACTATAGAGTAGTATTCTAAACAACAGTAAAGATTTACAAACGTTCATTAAACTTAAAAGAACACACTTTCTGTATCCTGCATATGAGGACACAGTCTTAATTTTGCAGTATTGTTAAGATGGGTAACACAGATTTTAGTTCGACTTCATAAGAGAAAATCAGTGTCAAAAGATACCATCTTCATTATGTGTGGCTTCAGGGCCTTCGAGTGAAGACTGAAGAGTGAATTACTTTAACATTCACAGAAATCTAGAGATGCTCCGATCGATCGACCACGGACATAAATCAGACAATTTTCACTAAAAGACTCAATCGGTGATCGATAAATTGGCCAATCACAATAGCCAAAagtttcagcccctgcttttctagaCTTTACGGTAATTTAGTTGCAAAGCTCCTTCACACAATCGAGGTATTACAGTAATGAAGCCAGCTTATAGGtctcttttattttttggcaGCAAACTTTCTGTAGTGTAAGTCAAGGCTCGTTTTACAAGAGCGCAGACATGACTGGATCCTttaggtatccgtcaataagggcgcgcacataaaggcgaccttcaaaagggcgacctcaattgagcgccgaataaaggcgcgcgtaaataaaggcgagcttcaaaagggtgacgtcaattgggcgcagcgaataaaggcaaacgcaacaaaattacagaaaatttattagataaaggcaatgattgaacgtataaaaaggtgaaagcaagaatattaaaacatccaattaattaatgcatgaacttctaacgaactacttctaacgaactatttctaaagctctctatatttccttgttttcaaaattacagaaaattagattaaggcaatgactgaatgtataaaaaggtgaaagcaagttacacttgaagctgtagattatgtgcaatgccacgtagatattcgagatgcggtctattagcataataaaggacaattaatttaatttgctcccaaggtcatccttttgaagctcgcctttatttacgcgcgcctttattcggtgctcaattgaggtcgcccctttgaagatcgcttttatttatgtgcgcttttattctccgcgcctaattgaggtcgcccttttcaAGGTCGCCTTTTAGTGCGCGCCgttattgaatagaaccgagcCTTTATgctaaagaaagtggagtaataaactgagaaaaaggagtCATGCACAGTTAAACTGCAAGAAAGGCTacattaatgaattcagacctgtttattttgtcatttaattaaaacagataCCGTTTGAGTTTGGAGTGCAGGCTTGTTTTAAGTGCCTCAGCTTTTCAATTGGAATAAATAGACAAATTTGAAACTGCTGCTTAGTTAACAATATACTTGTTAGCTTAACAGTAAAATATCTTTTACTTAATAAACCTGTAAAGCGTATTGgtcttgtgtcttcttgataCATTTACAGCTATTTTAGAGATTTGCACtgtgtttattctttatttctgtgtgtcatacagtacacattttggtaagaaacaagtactgtatTGCAttattaaaactagggggctttggcccctgctcgcttcgcttgctacGCAcaagcctctttgcggttctgctgctcgcgtatggggatgtgaatgtacaatttaaacagattttaattttcccatgattgtatttcatttctttctctctattaaataaaacgacttttttgaatgtttgggtctgagatttgttaattgtctttgcaaaaactattctaacgggaaactgttaacgttttaatacgattGGTGCCTAATGTTACCCgtgggagatgtactacattacctttcttggatacatccttctttctacagtaatttgtgcggtggaagaccggacagtttTGACGGTTGTAGagattctttgtgatattgtaagttgttgttttcatcttccgcatgatcaccaccaactgtttctaTTGATACGCGTTTAACCGTTTTGCCGTGTTactgatcgacatttttggtgtaaattcgtttgacttcctcgtttctcggtgctaggttTGCCCgtatactcattttttctgttgataacccttcgtgatgaaattcttcaataagatttggacataatacatcttttttaattggaaacttaaagtgaggaaaacgataaaatttataagagctaagagcgtaagaagtgtgtctgacaaaagcattcacaagactgagaggtgagaggaccgtggtcttgtttgaaaatggttgatagGAGGGTGTCTCGtcccgtctcgcgggacttcattccaaaaaagtctattcaaaagatcacgtctcgtcgcaggataaaaaaaaagtctcgtctgccgagatttttttattataatagagagatggcaatccatatttacaattacacctcaagaattataaatgtctagctgatacactgaagaaaaaaaaaacctatataaatatatataatgtaacagTAAAAAGCTGTGgtacaattaatgattaaaacctaGAAGTGcaggtatatttacatttaagcagtgtttaattgccaagaCCAATTAaactaattgtgtttttttaagtaagtacattacagaaaaaaattaaacaatatatcaGCTTGTAATTataagaagcattttattttcttttatgccgtATGTatagacatttttaaatattttattagtatatattttaaggaaattttagtaGTTTCATGGTCACTAAGCAATAAGCCTATATAACTGTTCATTtgtaattaacaaaatgaaattaaacacctgtggtctattattcaattataaaaatacacttttatatAGATCATAAGGCTTCTTTGTGTTTGGTTATGCAGTTAgtttagtgtaaaaagtttttttttttttttttttttttttttttaaaaggataacgggaaaaaggaaaaaaaaattttttaaaattgcttgtTGGAATCAgccgatcaagtaacatgaaattggtgatcgATATCTGCCTTTAAAATCTGATCAGAGCATTCCTAACCACATCCATCACTTGGCACAACTCTCACACATCCCCTCTCACATacgagtcaccagttaacctaacatgaacATCTCCAGGCCAGTGGCCACACCAAGGTCCTGGAACTGCAAGTCAACAGAAATatccactgtgccgccctcaaacattaaaaaaaaaaaaattctagctcgttatttcttctttaatttagTAGTCTATGTATTTTCTCTTTACAATGCCACATCATAAAACTTTCCTGAATCACTGCATCTTTACAAAAATCTAACCAGGGAGCCTTTGCACCAGCTCATCTCACAATCCAAACCTATGCATTATAGAATCCCTTACTGACTTGATAGCACTTTATCTTCACGCAATGAATGCGTTTTCCTCTTGTAACAATCGGCCTCAAAAAGAAGCTACAGTTACATTTCCATCACCTGCTGGGGAAATGGATGCTGTTCAGAAGGTCGCCAGCATCAAATTGTATCAGTCAAcatcctgttttcccactccgcTAATCCCAAAATGATGATGTACAAAACAgtacatcagaaaaaaaatgtgcattattattatttgctatacttacacaaacaacaacaattaCGATGGATTAGCAAAAAGGTGATGGTGTGAACTATGGGTGACCTCTTCCCCCCCAGAGATGCCCAGCCACCGGACTCATCTAATGAATTCCCTCCCATCCAGAAGATGCACATGAAAACATTAATTCATATAGATTCAAACAACATTGATTGCAATTTGCAGATGTGAGGGCTGAATTTCCCATTCTATTGTTTTAGAAACAATGTTTTGTAATCTGAAGATGGtcatcacaatgtatatattcTGCTCAGTGCTATCCCAATTAAATGGAAACCAGTTTTACTCACCAAAAGGGTCTGGTACAAAGTCCAAATTCTTTCCTCTGTGGACGTTCATATACTTAACCATCTTCTCGGTGGCCACCACAAATAAGTAGACATCCCATTTGCTTTCCCATTAGAGCTCAGAGAGCTGCCTTCTTGTTCCGTCTCCTGTGATTCTCTCTCCTCTCAGTAAGTGGTCATCATTCTTAACAGTCAGGTTTTTCCAGCCAGAAATGTCACAACACTTCTACACTGCCCTGGGAACAAGACACTAACCCTAGACAGTTGGGAAGCCTACCTGGCAGGTTCCTCTAAACTCATCCATAACCTGTAGCACCTGCAAGAATTCTGCAAGACCTCCAAATCACTGTGCAAAGTTCAGGCGATGACCCGAAAGAAGATTAGCCAGTATTCTCCCTTAACTCTGTGTAGCCTTGCTGTATTCTGGCCACACATCACAAACTGGATAATCATAACATATGGTGTATTATTGCATAATAATTAAAACTCTCAGACACATTCAAATgtgcagaaaaatatttattcatgaaAATACACTGTATGTAAAATAGGTGCAGTTGTACTTTTTTATAGACCGCAAGCTTCTTACAGTGCTATTAACTCAATGCAGAACTGAATTTGCATCCTTCACTCTGAAGTCCCAGGAAAAGGAGATTGCAAATATATGTTATCAGAAGTGTTAATTATAAatactatttacatttttcaaagtgTTGCAAAACTTATGGCAGGCCATCAATTGCCTAAGCAACTAGACACTTAAGCAGGAAGACAACACCCAGATTACCATTTTTAGGTAATTTTAACCTCTTATGGGAGAACTGTGTCTCTTATGTCATATTTTACTATGGTGTAATGATGACAGTTGTGATTATAGACTTACTGTTGCAAACACGATGGGTTTCGTTCTCCAAAGGGTAGGAAAAATTCCAGTAGCAAAACCCATCTGGAAAAGCAGAGCTCTTCATACCAACCTCCTGGTTCCTGAGCCAGTACACTGTGCCAATGAGGAAACTGTTGAGGAAACACAGCCAAGGAACATTCAAGTCCAAATATGCTGGGATATCTGCCCTTAGGAATAGGACAACtgcctgcaaaaataaaaaaggcatccAAGTGGCAAGAAAGCACAAGGTGATGTTTGAGAGAAGCTGCTTCCTCATAGCACCTTCCTCCCATTGAGATGTGTAAGACAAAGACCAAGCAGGTCCTTCATATAAAGACAAGCTCCCAAGAGACTTCATCAACCTTATAAATCCAGAGCGGCAGTAGAGAATGGTGCACAGCAGAAGAAACATTATAATAGTTGTCACAGATGAGCACTGGTGGCTGGTAAAGATAAGGCATTGGTACATGAACACATGAGACATGTCCTGCATCATTGGATGAAAGTCTGAAAAgacaaacacataaaataaagcaCTGATCCAAAGGGCTATAGTCAAAGTAACGCAAGTCATCTTCCTGGCAAAGCTTAATGGCTGTGTGTACAAAGGCAACATCAAAAAGTAGTCAATCCCAGCAAGAGCAAGGACAGGCCAGTGAAGTATTCCGTATGTGTAAGACACTATCTGAATAACAAGGCAAATGTGGTACTTTGTGAATCTGAAACCCAGGAAGGTGAAGTCCTCAAAATAGTAAATGAGGGATAAACAAACACAGAGAAGGATGTCAAGCAAAGCAAGAGAGATGCAAAAGTACCCCATAAAGCTTTTCACCATGTGCTGCAAACGCAGTCCAACAATGACTACATTCAGGAGGGATTTCCCAGCTAACACGAGCAGTAATGAGTTGATGTAACTAAGAATAGCCTCGGGAGCACACAGTTCCACATCTCCGGAGCAGTTCTGCAAAGCTAAGGTTCTCATTTTCTCCACAGGTTCTCGCTCCTCTCAGCAGTTGGTACAGATGCTCACGGGATATAGTTTGCTGCTTTTCAACCCTGtggaattaaatgaaaaatgtatgagCAATTCACAATGAATGTGTATTCTCTCTAAGAAAGGGTGCACTAGGGCATTCAGGCACTGAAATCGTTTGCAGAGATAATACTCATGAAGCACTACATCAAGTGTGAATATGTTAAATCTATGAAGCAGCTCATTTTCTGCTCTTTCACTACTCTCAAACAAACAGCCTAAACAGGTCAAGAAATACATGAAGTGAGACAACAAGGCTGTATGAAAAAATATACTTCACTAATACAAACAGACTTTACATCCTAGAGGAAAATCagctacattaaaataaatttcctGAAACTTAACaagaaaaaagtcattttaatttttggtagTAAATCAAAAAGTGAGGACCTTAAAAGTTAAGTCAGgttaggttaaaaaaaataaaaaataggcgTCTTTTTTGATTCAGAGTTAAACTTcaaattacattattaaataGGCCTGGGTAAAAAATATTGATAAAGTCGATATTGAATAGAATTGGGACATCAGTGCCAATACTCATCCCTATTACTAAGACTGTATCTTTTTCCTGGTAATCCTGATAGGAGTGCAATGCAGTAATCTAGATAGCTAAAGACGAAAGCATTTCTTAATTCTCAGAATCTTGCAGTGATAATAAAAGATCTAAATTATGTGATGTTTTAAGTGAAATGATGCCAAGTCAGTGGCAATTAttccaaaatgcagcagcaaaaaatttcattaaaaagaGTAGATCTGAGCCATGTCTCACCAATCTTAGGATCATTACACCGCCTACCTGTGTACTTTAGGATTAATTTTGAAATACTCTTAATCGAATATGAGGTTCTATAACAATCTAgcacttttgtatattttgggttGCTTGTCTCCCTACATTCCTAATTGTAGTCTTGGATCCTCCAACACTGGCTTGCTCAGTATTTTGAGAATGAGGCATAAAAGAACTAACGGGGCAAATTTCTATTTCTTTGAACCAAAACTTTGGAATACTTTAATACTGGAGATACGCCAAGTCAATACAGttgaaaaactactaaaaacccgCCTCTTCAATCTAGCTTTCTTGATCATTTATTAGTAGCACGACTACGGGAGGGGAGGAGGAAATTGACTCTTTTCATAAAATGCAgttctttttgctcttttattgGCTGGTCACAAATCACTACTTTTATGCATTCTCTTTTTTCTGGTACTCTGTGGTGGCACAATGGACCACTACCCCCTGGCCCAAGTGTGCTGCAGTCTTCAGAGATGCTGGGAAGATGAAGAAAGCTAAACAGAACTCTCTTGTTAAAAGCGACACATTCATGGACTATAGAATGCCCAGGACTGGCGGGGTGGACTTTTTGGCTTTGGAATCCCACAAATTTATTTTTGCCAACATTCCGAAAATTGGGGTTGTTAATTACTGTGTCCTCCTGACCATAATTTGTAATTAAGATGGACATTATGAACCTCCACTATTGTAACTGTTTAGTTTTTACTTGCTTCTGTAACTCTGTTTATCAATTATTGTACGAGTTACATTCATgtgtaaaatgtgctatataaactaaTGTTATTATCGTTCATCCACTCATTAAAAAGTCATGAGCTAACTGTGCTTTgtcctcatttttttcttcagacagTAAACTatctaaaaaacaaataatacgtCTGCCAGATCTGTAAGCAGTTTTATTCCACTGTTACATCAGTGCAAAAAGCATGTGCTATGAATACACTGACCTGACCATCCAGCTTCACGAATTCGATTGAATTATAGcataaagttaaaatatttttcaaacctGCTAAATTCAGCTCATTGTCACAGGGGGCCTGACCATGTCTCAGTagcactgtgtgcaaggcagCAAGCAATCAAGGGTAAGACTCATTGTACTCCTAACGCTGTGATAATGAAAGTATAAATGTGGAGGTCATTCTAAAACAACTTCTTACAGATAATCCTGTGTGTGCCAGATTAATTCTGAATTATCTGCATATTTTGTATATACGAAACTTACATGCATTTGCAAAAAACAGTCTATAGAGACAGTAAATACTAGGTCACTTCTATTTTTGTGTTTGGACAGCAATATTGCAACATGTGACTAGTACAATATTTGTACAGCAGCACTAAATCAAAGTTCTTTCTATCTGTCCATCTAattatccatgcatccattatccatcctgctatatcctaactacagggtcacaggggtctgctggagtcaatcccagccaacacagggtgcaaggcaggagacagaccccaggcagggcgccagcccaccgcagggcacacacacacacacacacacaccaagcacatgctagggacaatttagaatcgccagtgcccctaacctgcatgtctttggactgtgggaggaaactggagtacccggaggaaacccacgcagacacggggagaacatgcaaactccacacagggaggacccaggaagcgaacccaggtcgcctaactgcgaggcagcagcgctaccactgcgccaccgtgtggC of the Erpetoichthys calabaricus chromosome 2, fErpCal1.3, whole genome shotgun sequence genome contains:
- the gpr160 gene encoding probable G-protein coupled receptor 160 isoform X2; the protein is MADCLLGVYILSVCSNFHPMMQDMSHVFMYQCLIFTSHQCSSVTTIIMFLLLCTILYCRSGFIRLMKSLGSLSLYEGPAWSLSYTSQWEEGAMRKQLLSNITLCFLATWMPFLFLQAVVLFLRADIPAYLDLNVPWLCFLNSFLIGTVYWLRNQEVGMKSSAFPDGFCYWNFSYPLENETHRVCNSKSIITTVIITP
- the gpr160 gene encoding probable G-protein coupled receptor 160 isoform X3; protein product: MCFTQDFHPMMQDMSHVFMYQCLIFTSHQCSSVTTIIMFLLLCTILYCRSGFIRLMKSLGSLSLYEGPAWSLSYTSQWEEGAMRKQLLSNITLCFLATWMPFLFLQAVVLFLRADIPAYLDLNVPWLCFLNSFLIGTVYWLRNQEVGMKSSAFPDGFCYWNFSYPLENETHRVCNSKSIITTVIITP
- the gpr160 gene encoding probable G-protein coupled receptor 160 isoform X1; amino-acid sequence: MRTLALQNCSGDVELCAPEAILSYINSLLLVLAGKSLLNVVIVGLRLQHMVKSFMGYFCISLALLDILLCVCLSLIYYFEDFTFLGFRFTKYHICLVIQIVSYTYGILHWPVLALAGIDYFLMLPLYTQPLSFARKMTCVTLTIALWISALFYVFVFSDFHPMMQDMSHVFMYQCLIFTSHQCSSVTTIIMFLLLCTILYCRSGFIRLMKSLGSLSLYEGPAWSLSYTSQWEEGAMRKQLLSNITLCFLATWMPFLFLQAVVLFLRADIPAYLDLNVPWLCFLNSFLIGTVYWLRNQEVGMKSSAFPDGFCYWNFSYPLENETHRVCNSKSIITTVIITP